A window of the Gossypium hirsutum isolate 1008001.06 chromosome A05, Gossypium_hirsutum_v2.1, whole genome shotgun sequence genome harbors these coding sequences:
- the LOC107943103 gene encoding uncharacterized protein, with product MQNSDQEKQDQRITGNMEDSHMTIEFLRARLLSERSVSKSARQRADELARRVAELEEQLRIVSVQRRRAEKATADVLAILENNGVSDVSEELDSSSDQDTPFESNMDNVSTKEEESSVSSKARRKESDELSGSDDFSSVSGRSLSWKGRKSASHSPEKYKDSLARRRNSFTSMGFSSPKHRQGKSCRQIRRRESRLVAEEPKSDDVKVDPPVNGLVNPLEVNTNHSESEKDMEKALEHQAQLIDHYEAMERAQREWEEKFRENNSSTPDSCDPGNNSDVTEERGSSQVQEAEREHICFSKELPKTQSHDPVPPSHDGMDQLQECNCSSSFSPASLDPPSSGQKFVSPMAKVCICCSKELPKTQSHDHVPPSHGEMDQLQDRNCSSSLSPASLDPTSSGQKFASPIAKENHDQESLQSNHSPLPSSHQFAHVHGSPGQQAVQHYSSDMSSSSIMESSGNKNELYALVPHEAPGKFTNVLDALKQVRMSLQQKIHTLPLIEGASGGKAIEPSVHGRQIGERVEIPVGCSGLFRVPTDFSAEASKVNFRGSGLQLSLANYFPEAVVAPSSSNHLLTTSYMNTQSSSSSNYQPVSSDRFYSNPYMDVRSSYSAVPTASGYINDDQHFTGRYAETGSRSTQKPRFDPYMEPGLPSSGLQSYPTFPTYPDLVPQMQTKEAFPVFRTPSSGQVRPDQFSFYDNHFRSDTHRF from the exons ATGCAGAATTCCGATCAAGAAAAGCAAGATCAGAG GATAACTGGCAACATGGAGGATTCCCATATGACCATTGAATTCCTTCGAGCACGTTTACTGTCCGAACGATCTGTCTCAAAAAGTGCAAGACAGAGAGCTGATGAACTGGCAAGAAGg GTAGCTGAACTGGAGGAACAACTAAGAATTGTGTCAGTCCAAAGGAGGAGGGCTGAAAAGGCAACAGCAGATGTTCTTGCTATTTTGGAGAATAATGGGGTAAGTGATGTCTCTGAGGAACTTGATTCAAGCTCCGACCAGGACACACCTTTTGAGTCCAACATGGATAATGTTTCTACTAAAGAAGAGGAGAGCTCTGTAAGTTCAAAAGCGAGAAGAAAAGAGTCAGATGAACTTTCAGGTTCCGATGATTTTTCTTCCGTATCTGGTAGAAGCCTGTCTTGGAAAGGCCGCAAGAGTGCTTCTCATTCTCCTGAAAAGTATAAAGACTCACTTGCAAGAAGGCGCAATAGCTTTACGTCTATGGGGTTTTCGTCCCCAAAACATCGCCAGGGAAAATCATGCAGGCAGATAAGACGCCGGGAGTCAAG GTTAGTAGCAGAGGAGCCTAAGTCAGATGATGTCAAGGTTGATCCGCCTGTAAATGGACTTGTAAACCCTTTGGAAGTTAATACTAATCACTCTGAAA GTGAGAAAGACATGGAAAAGGCCCTAGAGCATCAAGCACAACTTATTGACCATTATGAAGCAATGGAAAGGGCACAAAGAGAATGGGAAGAGAAGTTCAGAGAAAATAATAGTAGTACACCG GATTCATGTGATCCTGGGAACAACTCAGATGTCACTGAGGAAAGAGGTAGCTCACAGGTCCAAGAGGCAGAGAGGGAACATATTTGCTTCTCCAAAGAATTACCCAAAACTCAATCCCATGATCCTGTCCCACCTTCACATGATGGGATGGATCAGTTACAGGAATGTAATTGTAGTAGCTCCTTTTCTCCTGCTTCTCTAGATCCTCCATCCTCAGGTCAGAAGTTTGTATCTCCCATGGCAAAAGTTTGTATTTGCTGCTCCAAAGAATTACCCAAAACTCAATCCCATGATCATGTGCCACCTTCACATGGTGAGATGGATCAGTTACAGGATCGTAATTGTAGCAGCTCCCTTTCTCCTGCTTCTCTAGATCCTACATCCTCAGGTCAAAAGTTTGCATCTCCCATAGCAAAGGAAAATCATGATCAGGAGAGTCTGCAGAGCAACCATTCTCCGTTACCTAGCTCTCATCAATTTGCACATGTACATGGTTCCCCTGGGCAGCAGGCAGTGCAGCACTATTCATCTGATATGAGCAGTAGTTCAATCATGGAATCTTCAGGAAACAAAAATGAGCTTTATGCATTGGTGCCACATGAAGCACCTGGCAAGTTTACCAATGTTCTGGATGCTCTTAAACAAGTCAGGATGTCTTTACAACAGAAAATCCATACATTGCCACTAATAGAGGGTGCATCTGGAGGAAAAGCTATTGAACCTTCTGTTCATGGAAGACAAATTGGGGAGAGAGTAGAGATTCCTGTTGGATGCTCTGGACTCTTCAGGGTTCCAACTGACTTTTCAGCAGAGGCCTCTAAAGTGAACTTTCGGGGTTCAGGTTTGCAGTTAAGTTTGGCAAACTATTTCCCCGAAGCAGTAGTTGCACCTTCTTCTAGCAACCATCTTCTTACCACTTCTTATATGAACACTCAGTCAAGTAGTTCTAGTAACTATCAGCCAGTTAGTAGTGATCGGTTTTACAGTAACCCTTACATGGATGTTAGATCAAGTTATTCTGCAGTCCCAACTGCATCTGGTTACATAAATGATGATCAACATTTCACAGGTCGATATGCAGAGACAGGGTCAAGATCCACTCAGAAACCACGTTTTGATCCTTACATGGAACCAGGCCTACCCTCATCTGGTCTGCAGAGTTATCCAACTTTCCCTACCTATCCTGACCTAGTGCCGCAGATGCAAACTAAAGAAGCATTTCCAGTCTTCCGTACACCCAGCTCAGGTCAGGTACGTCCTGATCAGTTTTCATTTTACGATAACCATTTTAGATCAGATACTCATAGATTCTAG